The following coding sequences lie in one Loxodonta africana isolate mLoxAfr1 chromosome X, mLoxAfr1.hap2, whole genome shotgun sequence genomic window:
- the MAGIX gene encoding LOW QUALITY PROTEIN: PDZ domain-containing protein MAGIX (The sequence of the model RefSeq protein was modified relative to this genomic sequence to represent the inferred CDS: inserted 1 base in 1 codon; deleted 1 base in 1 codon) yields the protein MQGIQGGEEECAVLLRREQLGVHGVSRLDSADIEVTDSCLPQAPVVRHQCQSETLGRSTTLPRATQDDARCASKPPQTSGGFCVELIRGPAGFGLTFSGGRDVARDVPLAVLGLLEDGPAQLCGRLQAGDLVLHINGESTHGLTQARSXERIRSGGPRLRLVLRRPFETHPGKPEGLRGPQKRVLPFLDRSLDPRELEVRRSCSASASPLQHPGSRTTARTQGLPEPSSEAAVSVAAVSPSERHTEDPDDQSPSSPGPWLVPSEERLSRALGVPRSSQLALETAASRQTH from the exons Atgcagggaatacagggtggagaggaggaatgtgctgtcttattaaggcgagagcagctaggagtgcatg GTGTCAGCAGGCTGGACTCTGCTGATATAGAGGTCACAGACAGTTGCCTGCCTCAAGCTCCTGTTGTCAGACACCAGTGCCAG TCAGAGACCCTGGGTAGGAGTACAACTCTGCCCAGAGCGACCCAGGATGACGCACGTTGTGCTTCGAAACCACCCCAGACCTCTGGTGGGTTCTGTGTGGAGTTGATCCGCGGTCCCGCGGGATTTGGCCTCACTTTTAGTGGCGGTCGAGATGTTGCCAGGGACGTGCCACTGGCCGTGCTCGGGCTGCTGGAGGATGGGCCGGCGCAGCTCTGTGGTCGTTTGCAG GCCGGCGACCTCGTGCTCCACATCAACGGGGAGTCCACGCACGGCCTCACGCAGGCCAGGT CAGAGCGGATCCGCTCTGGTGGCCCCCGCCTACGTCTTGTGCTCCGCAGGCCTTTTGAGACCCACCCCGGCAAGCCTGAGGGGTTGAGAGGGCCCCAGAAAAGAG TCCTGCCATTCCTAGATCGCAGCCTGGATCCTAGGGAACTGGAGGTAAGGAGGTCTTGCAGCGCCAGCGCTTCCCCACTTCAGCACCCA GGTTCCCGGACGACGGCCAGGACCCAGGGCCTCCCAGAGCCTAGCTCAGAGGCGGCGGTCAGCGTTGCAGCGGTTTCTCCTTCTGAGCGCCACACGGAAGACCCCGACGACCAGTCTCCCAGCTCCCCGGGACCCTGGCTGGTGCCCAGCGAGGAACGGCTCTCGCGGGCCCTCGGGGTCCCCAGGAGCTCGCAGCTTGCTTTGGAGACAGCAGCCTCAAGGCAGACGCACTGA
- the PLP2 gene encoding proteolipid protein 2 — protein MADSERLSAPGCWIACTNFSRTRKGILLFAEIILCLVILICFSAPANGQAYYSSLPVFEMILAAVFFVIYMCDLHTKIQFINWPWSDFFRALIAAILFLITSIIVLVEKGKASKIIAGVLGLISTCLFGYDAYITFPFRQQRHTAAPTDPADGPV, from the exons ATGGCGGACTCCGAGCGCCTCTCGGCACCCGGCTGTTGGATTGCCTGTACCAACTTTTCACGCACCCGAAAGGGAATTCTCCTGTTTGCTGAGATT ATATTGTGCCTGGTGATTCTGATCTGCTTTAGTGCCCCGGCAAACGGCCAAGCTTACTACTCCTCCCTGCCTGTGTTTGAGATGATCCTGGCCGCTGTCTTCTTTGTCATCTACATGTGTGACCTGCACACCAAGATACAGTTCATCAACTGGCCCTGGAGT GATTTCTTCCGAGCACTCATTGCTGCGATCCTCTTCCTGATCACTTCCATTATTGTCCTTGTTGAGAAAGGAAAGGCCTCCAAAATCATCGCTGGG GTACTGGGCCTAATCAGTACGTGTCTCTTTGGCTATGATGCCTACATCACATTCCCCTTTCGGCAGCAAAGACATACAGCAGCCCCCACTg ACCCCGCAGATGGCCCGGTGTAG
- the PRICKLE3 gene encoding prickle planar cell polarity protein 3, translating to MGRLGWGETTGPGAGPARCAPPKLVSSLRNRAARPDAPWPDRREDSISLTWSGLTLPGRAMFVRGSRRRRSGRAPPETEDPDRGQPCNSCREQCPGFLLHGWRKICQHCKCPREEHAVHAVPVDLERIMCRLISDFRRHSISDDDSGCASEEYAWVPPGLKPEQVYQFFSCLPEDKVPYINSSGEKYRIKQLLHQLPPHDSEAQYCTALEEEEKKELRAFSQQRKRENLGRGTVRIFPVTITGAICEECGKQIGGGDIAVFASRAGLGACWHPQCFVCTTCRELLVDLIYFYHAGKVYCGRHHAECLRPRCQACDEIIFSPECTEAEGRHWHMGHFCCFECEASLGGQRYVMRQSRPHCCTCYEARHAEYCDGCGEHIGLDQGQMAYEGQHWHASDRCFCCSCCGRALLGLPFLPRCGLIFCSRACSLRSEPTAPGPGRRSWSAGTVSTPLAASTASSAVEGASETATKGTSTKSAPAAGPEEPTRFLRGAPYRHSMPELGLRSAPEPPHQPDPRLEDNAFGRQSAPRVSFRDPLVSEGGPRRTLSAPPAQRRRPRSPPPRTSSHRRRQHHHHHRRLLVRRRHHQCDLEPGSDSGSCSSSPSSPSSESSEDDGFFLGERIPLPPHLCRPVSAQESTTETDNSPPPLPLGDPRPWIPRQARDKNCIVA from the exons ATGGGGCGCCTTGGCTGGGGAGAGACAACAGGCCCGGGGGCGGGCCCTGCGAGGTGCGCTCCTCCCAAGCTGGTATCAAGTTTACGGAACCGAGCTGCCCGGCCGGACGCGCCGTGGCCTGACAGACGCGAGGATTCCATTAGCCTGACCTGGTCTGGCCTGACCCTACCCGGGCGCGCCATGTTCGTGCGTGGGTCCCGGAGGCGACGCTCCGGGCGCGCG CCTCCAGAAACAGAGGACCCAGACCGTGGCCAGCCCTGCAACTCCTGCAGGGAGCAGTGCCCTGGCTTTCTGCTGCATGGCTGGAG AAAGATCTGCCAGCACTGCAAATGCCCGCGGGAGGAGCACGCGGTGCATGCGGTGCCTGTGGACCTGGAACGCATCATGTGTCGGCTAATTTCAGACTTCCGGCGCCACTCCATCTCTGACGACGACTCAGGCTGTGCCTCTGAGGAGTATGCGTGGGTGCCCCCGGGCCTCAAGCCTGAGCAG GTATACCAATTTTTCAGCTGCCTCCCAGAGGACAAGGTTCCCTATATCAACAGCTCTGGGGAGAAATATAGGATCAAACAGCTGCTACACCAGCTGCCACCACACGACAGTGAG GCACAATACTGCACAGCACtggaagaggaggaaaagaaagagctCAGGGCCTTCAGCCAGCAGCGGAAGCGAGAGAATCTGGGACGTGGCACCGTGCGCATCTTTCCAGTGACCATCACTGGGGCCATCTGTGAGGAG TGTGGGAAGCAGATTGGAGGTGGGGACATCGCAGTGTTTGCCAGCCGTGCAGGCCTGGGTGCCTGCTGGCACCCACAGTGCTTTGTGTGTACCACGTGCCGGGAGCTGCTTGTGGACCTCATCTACTTCTACCATGCTGGCAAGGTCTACTGTGGTCGCCACCATGCTGAATGCCTGCGCCCACGCTGCCAGGCCTGTGACGAG ATCATCTTCTCCCCTGAGTGCACAGAGGCCGAAGGCCGGCACTGGCACATGGGTCACTTCTGCTGCTTTGAGTGTGAAGCATCACTAGGAGGGCAGCGCTATGTCATGCGTCAGAGCCGACCCCACTGCTGCACCTGCTACGAGGCCCGCCACGCGGAGTACTGTGATGGCTGTGGGGAGCATATCG GCCTGGACCAGGGCCAAATGGCTTACGAGGGCCAGCACTGGCACGCCTCAGACCGATGCTTCTGCTGCAGTTGCTGCGGGCGGGCCCTTCTGGGCCTCCCCTTCCTGCCCCGCTGTGGGCTAATATTCTGCTCACGTGCCTGCAGCCTCCGGTCAGAGCCCACTGCTCCGGGGCCTGGCCGCCGCAGCTGGAGCGCAGGCACGGTCTCCACACCGCTCGCGGCCTCCACAGCCTCCTCTGCTGTCGAGGGGGCGTCGGAGACAGCAACCAAAGGCACCAGCACCAAGTCAGCGCCTG CTGCAGGTCCTGAGGAGCCCACCCGTTTCCTGCGAGGGGCCCCCTACCGCCACTCCATGCCTGAGCTGGGGCTCCGAAGTGCCCCCGAGCCACCTCACCAGCCAGACCCGCGCCTGGAGGACAATGCGTTTGGGCGCCAGAGTGCCCCGCGCGTCAGCTTCCGCGACCCTCTGGTGTCTGAGGGAGGCCCGCGGAGGACCCTGAGTGCGCCCCCAGCCCAACGCCGCAGGCCACGCAGTCCGCCGCCCCGGACCTCCAGCCACCGCCGCCGtcaacaccaccaccatcaccgccGCCTTCTGGTCAGACGTAGACACCATCAGTGTGACTTAGAACCGGGGTCGGACTCAGGATCTTGCTCCAGCTCACCCTCCAGCCCCAGTTCTGAGTCCTCAGAGGACGACGGCTTCTTCTTAGGGGAGCGCATCCCACTACCCCCGCACCTGTGCAGACCTGTGTCGGCTCAGGAATCTACAACTGAGACCGACaactccccacccccactgcccCTCGGGGACCCACGCCCCTGGATTCCCCGCCAGGCCCGAGACAAGAACTGTATAGTGGCTTGA